The Macrococcoides canis genome has a window encoding:
- a CDS encoding HesB/IscA family protein: MSTVILTEAAAYEVKSMMEKNGMPDGYLKISVKGGGCTGLSYGMSAEEAPADNDEVLDFYGVKVLVDKADAPILNGTTVDFKQSLMGGGFAIENPNAIASCGCGSSFRTKDVAGTPENC; this comes from the coding sequence ATGTCAACAGTAATTTTAACGGAAGCAGCAGCGTATGAAGTGAAATCGATGATGGAGAAAAACGGTATGCCGGATGGCTATTTAAAGATATCGGTCAAAGGTGGTGGCTGCACCGGATTATCATATGGTATGAGTGCAGAAGAGGCACCAGCGGATAATGATGAAGTACTTGATTTCTATGGTGTAAAGGTACTTGTAGATAAAGCAGACGCACCCATATTAAATGGAACGACTGTAGACTTCAAACAGTCGTTGATGGGTGGCGGCTTTGCAATCGAGAACCCGAATGCAATCGCTTCGTGTGGTTGCGGCAGCTCATTCAGAACGAAAGATGTGGCGGGGACACCTGAGAACTGTTAA